AACAAATGATATAAGATTACAGAATAgcatcaaaatttgaattagatACTTATAAGCGTTgatttttgcaaattaaatttcaaaccACAGTGGGTTTCTACGCATTTAGCCGAGAAACgttaatatatgagaaatttgtcatttaacaaattttatcttAACTCAAACTTTATAATTAAAAGGAATCAGTTTCAAAGATAAAAAACGGAATATGCCAAAGGATTAGTCAATAAAATGAACATattgtaacaataacaaatatttttaatataaaatttaatggagtaaattgaatatataaacaGTTAtgtaaacatatatttatataaaaaataaaccttTAGCCTTATGTTGTTATAAACTTACACTACATTGCCAATAATCCAAATAAATCCGTTTTCActtacaatttttcaatcatCATTGAAGAGGCTCCACCACCTCCATTACAAATAGCCGCTACTCCTTTTTCACCACTTTTCAGAGCATGAACCAAATGAACAATAAGTCTTGCCCCTGACATACCAATGGGATGACCTAAACTTACGGCACCGCCATGTATATTAACTTTGTTGGGATCCAGTCCTAAAATCTTCTGGTTGGCTAGTACTACAACACTAAAAGCCTCATTTATCTCCCACATGGATACATCATCTTTTTTTACACcagttttttctaatagttttggGATTGGTATGGATGGTGCAATAGGGAAATCAACAGGATCACATTCACCGTCTTGGTAACCTAAGACTCTTGCTAGAGGTTTAGCATTTAATGCTGCCGCTTTTTCAGCTGTTGTGAGAATTAAAGCTGCGGCCCCATCATTTATAGTTGAAGCATTACCTGCTGTGACAGTCCCATTTTCTCTCTGGAACACTGTTGggagttttccaaatttttcaaaattcactcGTTTGTATTCTTGATCATTTGAAACTATTACATCCGGTTGTCCTTTTTTCTGTGGCACCTTAACAGAAACTAACTCTGAAGCaaatacatttttctcataTGCTTCAGCGCTTCTCTTATAACTATTAATTGCATAATTGTCTTGTTCCTCTcttgaaatatttagtttttttgca
The window above is part of the Diorhabda sublineata isolate icDioSubl1.1 chromosome 3, icDioSubl1.1, whole genome shotgun sequence genome. Proteins encoded here:
- the LOC130441052 gene encoding acetyl-CoA acetyltransferase, mitochondrial isoform X3, whose amino-acid sequence is MILLKSFKVMQMSQRLYSCGLKKDVVIISAVRTPIGTFLGPFGPLSATQLGAVAIEAAVERACIPKDEIQEVYMGHVCQGGAGQAPARQAAIFAGLPKSTVCTTVNKVCSSGMKSIMFATQSLLLGDQDVILAGGMESMSNVPYYLKRGQTPYGGVNLSDGIIVDGLWDVYNKFHMGNCAENTAKKLNISREEQDNYAINSYKRSAEAYEKNVFASELVSVKVPQKKGQPDVIVSNDQEYKRVNFEKFGKLPTVFQRENGTVTAGNASTINDGAAALILTTAEKAAALNAKPLARVLGYQDGECDPVDFPIAPSIPIPKLLEKTGVKKDDVSMWEINEAFSVVVLANQKILGLDPNKVNIHGGAVSLGHPIGMSGARLIVHLVHALKSGEKGVAAICNGGGGASSMMIEKL
- the LOC130441052 gene encoding acetyl-CoA acetyltransferase, mitochondrial isoform X2, with product MILLKSFKVMQMSQRLYSCGLKKDVVIISAVRTPIGTFLGPFGPLSATQLGAVAIEAAVERACIPKDEIQEVYMGHVCQGGAGQAPARQAAIFAGLPKSTVCTTVNKVCSSGMKSIMFATQSLLLGDQDVILAGGMESMSNVPYYLKRGQTPYGGVNLSDGIIVDGLWDVYNKFHMGNCAENTAKKLNISREEQDNYAINSYKRSAEAYEKNVFASELVSVKVPQKKGQPDVIVSNDQEYKRVNFEKFGKLPTVFQRENGTVTAGNASTINDGAAALILTTAEKAAALNAKPLARVLGYQDGECDPVDFPIAPSIPIPKLLEKTGVKKDDVSMWEINEAFSVVVLANQKILGLDPNKVNIHGGAVSLGHPIGMSGARLIVHLVHALKSGEKGVAAICNGGGGASSMMIEKLSGNQAQ